One segment of uncultured Campylobacter sp. DNA contains the following:
- a CDS encoding response regulator transcription factor, with protein sequence MKILLLEDDFEYRSSVSEYLQELGYEVDECESGDAACDKIAANAYHLLILDIKVPEVSGEEVLRYARSLGLNTPVMMMTSLGDIDDLSQCYELGCNEYLKKPFHLAELKFRVSELMRKYFGDEKGAVKIADKFHYFANLKILKRADEEISLSAKEIKIIEFLLANIKRFVSVDELIADVWDGEAGSVDVRVHISNLRSKTSNDFILSSRGLGYKINA encoded by the coding sequence TTGAAAATTTTACTTTTAGAAGACGATTTTGAATACAGAAGCAGCGTAAGCGAGTATCTGCAGGAGCTTGGCTACGAGGTGGACGAATGCGAAAGCGGCGACGCAGCCTGCGATAAGATCGCCGCGAATGCATACCACTTGCTGATCTTAGACATCAAGGTGCCGGAGGTTTCGGGCGAAGAGGTGCTGAGATATGCGCGAAGCCTCGGCCTCAACACCCCCGTGATGATGATGACCTCGCTCGGCGACATCGACGATTTGAGCCAGTGCTACGAGCTGGGCTGCAACGAATATCTAAAAAAGCCTTTCCACCTAGCCGAGCTTAAATTTAGGGTAAGCGAGCTGATGCGAAAGTATTTCGGCGACGAAAAGGGTGCCGTCAAGATCGCGGATAAATTTCACTACTTCGCAAATTTAAAAATTTTAAAACGCGCGGACGAAGAGATATCGCTAAGCGCCAAAGAGATCAAGATCATAGAATTTCTGCTCGCCAATATCAAAAGATTCGTTAGCGTCGATGAACTCATCGCCGACGTGTGGGACGGCGAGGCGGGCAGCGTCGATGTGCGCGTGCATATCAGCAACCTCCGCTCCAAAACGAGCAACGATTTCATCCTCTCCAGCCGCGGACTCGGATATAAGATCAATGCTTAA
- a CDS encoding HAMP domain-containing sensor histidine kinase codes for MLKGFKFTLFSAIFIIGAFISESLYIIYLNSKIEESADVAELIQKSGEALAGAYPDLKDELIYDYAILNANGEILRSNLSVQPPDFAFITLKFGGRVFFKRHFLHEGKLYFFVISKKISYAKIEFIAISTIFITIFVALIIALFNYKIIKNFYAQQSNLIKAFFNDAMHELKTPLGVALINTEMLGLRDKHTARIKSALKQMVITYEDVEYFIKSGKMSLKSRRIDMSEFLSARINFIYLVAKSKNISLQSRIAPDVSVFMDETSLMRLIDNTLSNAIKYSRPGGKIIIGLEKGVSIAVFSVQDFGIGIKDTSAIWDRYSRENAALGGFGLGLNIIDKICKRYGIAKSVSSKLGEGSTFCYKIPLFKQKLLD; via the coding sequence ATGCTTAAAGGGTTTAAATTTACGCTTTTTAGCGCGATCTTCATCATCGGCGCCTTTATAAGCGAGAGCCTTTATATCATCTATTTAAACTCCAAAATCGAGGAGAGCGCCGACGTCGCCGAGCTGATACAAAAAAGCGGCGAAGCCCTAGCCGGCGCATATCCCGATCTAAAAGACGAGCTCATCTACGACTACGCGATCCTAAATGCAAACGGCGAAATTTTAAGATCAAACCTAAGCGTGCAGCCGCCCGACTTTGCGTTTATTACGCTGAAATTCGGCGGGCGGGTATTTTTTAAGCGCCATTTTCTGCATGAGGGCAAGCTATATTTTTTCGTCATCTCAAAAAAGATAAGCTATGCCAAGATAGAATTTATCGCGATCTCTACGATCTTTATCACGATTTTCGTAGCGCTCATCATCGCGCTGTTTAACTACAAAATCATTAAAAATTTCTACGCGCAGCAAAGCAACCTCATCAAGGCATTTTTCAACGACGCGATGCACGAGCTAAAGACCCCTTTGGGCGTCGCGCTCATCAATACCGAGATGCTTGGGCTGCGCGACAAACACACTGCGCGTATCAAATCCGCACTCAAGCAGATGGTCATTACTTACGAGGACGTGGAGTACTTCATCAAAAGCGGCAAGATGAGCTTAAAAAGCCGCCGCATCGATATGAGCGAGTTTTTGAGCGCTAGGATAAATTTCATCTATCTGGTCGCAAAAAGCAAAAACATAAGTCTGCAATCGCGAATAGCGCCAGATGTGAGCGTCTTTATGGACGAAACCTCGCTAATGCGCCTCATCGACAACACCCTAAGCAACGCCATAAAATACTCGCGCCCAGGCGGCAAGATCATCATCGGGCTGGAAAAAGGGGTGAGCATAGCGGTCTTTAGCGTGCAGGACTTCGGCATCGGCATAAAGGATACGAGCGCGATCTGGGATAGATACTCGCGCGAAAACGCGGCTCTTGGCGGATTTGGCCTGGGACTAAACATAATCGATAAAATTTGCAAGCGCTACGGCATCGCAAAAAGCGTCAGCTCGAAACTCGGCGAGGGCAGCACCTTTTGCTACAAAATCCCGCTGTTTAAGCAGAAGCTTTTAGACTAA